TTCAGCATGGGGGCGCTGATGGCGGCGGCCACGCCTCCCGGCGCGTCCGCACCGCCCACCACCACAAATATGGAGCTGGACGGGTACAAGATTTTCAACGGCACATGCCTGAACCTCATCCTGGCCTTCGTCCTGCTGGTGCGCATGTTCCACACGGGCAGAATGGAGGCGCTGGGGCTGAAAAAACATTCCCTGAAAGCCCTGGTTTACGCCCCCGTGGCGGGCTACCTGCTGGTGCTGGTCATCCACTTCCTGCTGGACCGGGCAGGCCTGTTCCTGTGGATTGAACAGGTTACGCACGCTCCGGCGGAACAATCCATCGTCTCCGTGCTGAGAAATTCCAGCGACATTCCCCTGATTACGGTCATCTGCTTCAGCGCGGCCATCGCGGCCCCGCTGGTGGAAGAGCTTATCTTCCGCGGCTACCTGTATCCAATCATGAAGAAGTACACGGGCGCCTGGTTCGCGCTGGTCACTACGTCCCTGCTCTTCGGCATCATCCACGTCAGCCTGGTGCCATTCATCCCCCTGGCTATCTTCGGTGCCATGCTGGTGCTGCTGTATGAATACACGGGCACCCTCTGGACGCCCATCATCGCGCACTGCATTTTTAACACCGCCACCCTGATCAACATTCTTTACCCCGGCGTCCTCCTGCCCTATGGCACCTGATCCCATCATCCGGCAGGTGGGGGAGGACGCGCTGGTGGCCCGGCTCCTGCCCCTGATACCTTCCAACTCCGCCCTGGTGACGGGACCGGGGGACGATTGCGCCGTGGCGCGGAGTTCCGGCGAACGCCAGCTGCTCCTGAAAACGGACTGCGTGGTGGAGGGCATGCACTTCCTGCCCGGCACGGATCCCGAACTGATCGGACGCAAGGCGCTGGCACGGGCCGTTTCAGACATTGGAGCCATGGGCGGCACTCCCCTTCACGCCCTGGTAACCCTGTTTGTGCATGCGGACCGCCCCGTCTCCCAGGTAGAAGGAATTTACCGGGGAATGGGACGGCTGGCGGAACAGTTCGGCATCAGCATTGCCGGAGGGGAAAGCTCCGGACTGCCCGCAGACGGCCTGATCATCAGCGTGGCGCTGACCGGGGAGGTTCCGGAAGGAAAGGCCGTTCTGCGCAGCACGGCACAGCCGGGCGACCTGATTGCCGTGACGGGCGTGCTGGGCGGCAGTTTCCCCACGGGGCACCATCTTTCCTTCATTCCGCGGGTCAGGGAGGGCGGCATTCTGGCCGCCTCCGGCCTGGCCACCGCCATGATGGACCTTTCCGACGGGCTGGGGACCGACCTCCCCCGGCTGGCGAAGGCTTCCGGGCTGGGCTTCCGCATTCATGAAGAACTCCTGCCCGTGCGCCCGGGATTTACGGCGGCGCAGGCCATAGGTGACGGGGAGGATTATGAGCTGCTGGTGACCTTGCGCCCCGGCGACCGCGAGCAGGCCGTCCGGCTGGCAGCGGATCATTTTCCTGAAACGCCCTTCACCGTCATCGGGGAAATGACCGCGGAACCCTGCTCCGCACTTCCGGCGGGTTACAGGCATTTCCACTAGCGGCATTAAGGAAAAACCGTGGGGAAGCCAATGCAAGACGCCTGCGGAACTATTCCGCCGCCTTTTCTTCCTCCTTCTCCTGCTGCATGTAGGGCAGGAGCTGTTCATACGTGTCCCTGCCCAGGTAGCGCTTGATGGAGCGCTCCGGCGTTTTGAAAATATCCACCAGAATCAGGCAGTCCAGCACGTCGCCGAAGTGCTTGTCCACGCTGAAGGACAGGATTTTTCCGTTCAGCTTCAGGTACTGGCGCAGCAGCACGGGAATTCCCTTGCCGTCCTCTTCAATGTCCGCCACCAGCTGGGAAAGTCCCTGCGCATCCGTCAGGCCGATGGGGAGGATGCAGGATTCCGACCTCTTCAGGTCCGCCTTGCGGGGCGGATTGTAGGCCTTCACCTCATGCACCAGCACGGGTTCCATTTCATGCGCCTTCAGGTAGGAAACGATGAGGGCGCGGGAAAGGTTGGTGTAATCACGGGAAATGCTGACCGTGCCGAACAGGTAGCGGTAATGGTGGTTGCGGGCCATGAACTGGCCGATGCCCTCCCAGATGAAGCCGAGGGCCAGCGGCCTTTTCTGGTATTCCGGCACGATGAAGGCGCGCCCCATTTCCAGGGAGCGGTCCAGCACCTTCAGGGCGGCCGGGGAAAAGGAGAAGTATTCCCCGTTATACAGCCCTTTCACGCCGTAGCGGGCGATGATCTTGTCCGTCTCCCCCATGCGGTAGGCGCCCACAATCTTCCGGTGGGTGCGGTCCCACAGGAACAGGTGCTTGTAATGATTGTCATACGTGTCCAGGTCGCACGCCTTGCCGGAACCCTCCCCCACCTGGCGGAAGGTATATTCCCGCAGACGCCCTATCTCAATCAGGATATTGGGGATTTGCAGGGCGTCCGCCACGTACACGTCCCAGTCTCCGTTCTCCTGGCGGGCATGCAGGCATTCCGGGGGCAGCGCGTCAATCTCCGCCTGCATGTCCTGCACGGAAACGGGGGAAATCAGCGTGGCCATCTTCGCCTTCCGGTCCTTCTTGTGCACATGGGGACGGCGGCTTTTTTCATAACTCTTGCCCAGCAGGTAGGTGCGCAGGCGCAGATGGGAGACCATGGCTTCATCAGAATCATACTGCCCCAGCTGGCTGAACGGAATGGGCTTGCCCACCACAATGCGGTGCGTACGGCGGCCGTCACGCCCCACCTCACGGGGAAGGAAGGCCACGCGCGCCTTGCGGTTGATCAGAGAAACGCCCTGGAACAGCAGGCTGTTGCGCCCCGGGAAATACACGGGCACCACCGTCGCCTTCGTCATGCGGATAATGGCGGCGATGTTCGTGTTCCAGGGATCGTCCGTCACCCTCTTGTGGGCCAGCGAAAAGCTGGAGGCCGTGCCGGCGGGAAAAATGCCCAGCACGCCGCCCTTCCGCAGCCAGGAGATCATCTGGCGCATGCCGGAAAGGTTCTTGCGCTTGGCGGTTTCATCCTCGTAAACGTCCACCTTGATGAGCCAGGGGTCCAGCTCCTGGCACAGGGAAAGCTGCTCGTTGGCCAGGATGCGGACATCCTCCCGCACGCGCGTGAGCAATTCCCCGAACATGACGCCGTCCGACAGGCCGTGCGGATGGTTGGCGACCACGACCACCGGGCCCTTCTTGGGGATATTTTCCAGGTCCCCAGGACGGAGCTGCAATTTCAGGTTCAAGTGCCTGGAGGCAAGCTGGAAGAAATTCTCCGGGGAGCCGGACTCCTTGTCGCGCACGATCTTGTCGTACGCCTTGTTCAGGCGTTCCAGGCCCAGCAGCTTTTCAGCAGACGCCGCCACCAGCGAAGGCAGACGCGTGTTTTCGTCCAAAATATCTCGGATGTCCACCATCTTCGGGCGTTTGAGCTGGGCCATGCCCCGCTGTATAACGGATTTACAGGAAAAAGTGAAACTCTTTTTGCACTGCCGTCCGGAACGCGGTCTTGATTTCCACAGGGCGCAAAGTTACAATCCAAGCGGCTTTAGCCCCCATTTCCAACATAGAAGACACTCATGCACCCAGCCATCGCCA
This DNA window, taken from Akkermansia muciniphila, encodes the following:
- a CDS encoding type II CAAX endopeptidase family protein, translated to MNELTDQLITLFSSALIAVMFITLAVGVFRQAQEPNIRRPLKWRVPVDHLDMLDIAMCGIIVLYFSMGALMAAATPPGASAPPTTTNMELDGYKIFNGTCLNLILAFVLLVRMFHTGRMEALGLKKHSLKALVYAPVAGYLLVLVIHFLLDRAGLFLWIEQVTHAPAEQSIVSVLRNSSDIPLITVICFSAAIAAPLVEELIFRGYLYPIMKKYTGAWFALVTTSLLFGIIHVSLVPFIPLAIFGAMLVLLYEYTGTLWTPIIAHCIFNTATLINILYPGVLLPYGT
- the thiL gene encoding thiamine-phosphate kinase, which gives rise to MAPDPIIRQVGEDALVARLLPLIPSNSALVTGPGDDCAVARSSGERQLLLKTDCVVEGMHFLPGTDPELIGRKALARAVSDIGAMGGTPLHALVTLFVHADRPVSQVEGIYRGMGRLAEQFGISIAGGESSGLPADGLIISVALTGEVPEGKAVLRSTAQPGDLIAVTGVLGGSFPTGHHLSFIPRVREGGILAASGLATAMMDLSDGLGTDLPRLAKASGLGFRIHEELLPVRPGFTAAQAIGDGEDYELLVTLRPGDREQAVRLAADHFPETPFTVIGEMTAEPCSALPAGYRHFH
- a CDS encoding lysophospholipid acyltransferase family protein produces the protein MAQLKRPKMVDIRDILDENTRLPSLVAASAEKLLGLERLNKAYDKIVRDKESGSPENFFQLASRHLNLKLQLRPGDLENIPKKGPVVVVANHPHGLSDGVMFGELLTRVREDVRILANEQLSLCQELDPWLIKVDVYEDETAKRKNLSGMRQMISWLRKGGVLGIFPAGTASSFSLAHKRVTDDPWNTNIAAIIRMTKATVVPVYFPGRNSLLFQGVSLINRKARVAFLPREVGRDGRRTHRIVVGKPIPFSQLGQYDSDEAMVSHLRLRTYLLGKSYEKSRRPHVHKKDRKAKMATLISPVSVQDMQAEIDALPPECLHARQENGDWDVYVADALQIPNILIEIGRLREYTFRQVGEGSGKACDLDTYDNHYKHLFLWDRTHRKIVGAYRMGETDKIIARYGVKGLYNGEYFSFSPAALKVLDRSLEMGRAFIVPEYQKRPLALGFIWEGIGQFMARNHHYRYLFGTVSISRDYTNLSRALIVSYLKAHEMEPVLVHEVKAYNPPRKADLKRSESCILPIGLTDAQGLSQLVADIEEDGKGIPVLLRQYLKLNGKILSFSVDKHFGDVLDCLILVDIFKTPERSIKRYLGRDTYEQLLPYMQQEKEEEKAAE